The region CGATGATGTCACGCTCGTCGTTAAGCTGAACTTGGGTGAAGCTCTTGCGCAGAGGAACCGCCATGTGTCTTTCCTTTCAAGATGAATGGAGCTGAAAGACCGACGTCCGATCTGTAGGTATAGTAGCGTGGATACTGTCAGGTGTTATAGGCAAAACGATATCGAATGTGCACTTTTTTTGAAACAGTGTTTAAATTGTGTTAATGGGGAATGCCGGTATTTTAAGAGTGAAAGTAGCAGTTAGTATATTAAGGGCTTGCCACAGTGCGCTAAACTTTCATGTGGTCGGGCGGATGAAGTGTTGGGTCGGGCGGATGAAGCGTTGGGTCGGGCGGATGAAGCGTTGGGTCGGGCGGATGAAGTGTTGGGTCGGGCGGATGAAGTGTTGGGTCGGGCGGATGAAGCGTTGGGTCGGGCGGATGAAGCGTTGGGTCGGGCGGATGAAGCGTTGGGTCGGGCGGATGAAGCGTTGGGTCGGGCGGATGAAGCGTAAGCTATGCCTGTTTTGCTCCCCAGGTTGCCGATTGTGATGATTATGCCACCTGGCAGCGGTATGCGACGTGCCGGAATAAGCCTACAATAGCGCCAGCCGATTATTGTATTGGGTAGGGCAAGAAAAGAGACATATTGTTCAATTGCTTGGCTAACCGATTTACTGGCAAATATGGTCCAGACGTTGTGGCGCAATGTGCACACAGCTGCGCCATACCTGGGAGCTGCAGTGGCGACCCATCGATATGCTGCGATAACCTCTAACGGAACCACGCTGCTTTTCTTGGCCCGCATGAGGTGCGTGATGATCTTGCAATCAAGACACTGCTTTGCGCCAGGCCAGCACTGTTGCCGTACATATGCCGGGCGGCGTGATGGGTAGCACCATCATTGCTGCTACCTGACCCTACGCCGCCTCCTGATTCTATGCGCAGCCTTGTGCACCGCTTGTGGTGCGATCTATAGCTGCTCGCTTGCCGACAAGAGCCTGATCGTTGCAGGACGGCTCTGGCTTCTAAAAGATGCTAGCGCTTTTGACTGCAATTGAGTGAAGCTCGGTGCCTAGCGAGAGCTTGATCACAAGGTGAGGCGCAAGTTTTTGCCTAGCAATCTGTAGGAAAGTTTTCCTTGCCTGGAGCGCCAGTGGGTTCTGCCCAGCATGAAAGAGATTGTCATGAACATCTTGGCTGGTATGCAGCGTGTAGGGGTTAAATCCGGTTTTCCTTAGAAGGTAGAGCATTGACTTCATGTTGAAGAGAAATAAGTGCTCGGATGGGCTGATAAGCGACCAGTGTTTTTGAAATATTTTTCGCGAGATGCTATCAAAATTTGGAGTTGAGATGATCACCGCGCCTCCGATTCTGAGGATGCGGTTTATCTCCTGCATAATGCGCAGCGGATCAGGGACATGCTCGATAGTATCTTGTAGGATGACCACATCAAAATAGTCATCGGGGAACTCGGAGTCAAATAGATCTCCTTGAAAGATGTCAATATCAAAGTGCTTTTTTGCGTATGCTGGCCCATATGAGGAGATCTCTACTCCATGAACCTTCCAGTTGTGCTTCTTGGCTTGGCTTAGGAATAAGCCCGCGCCTGCGCCGATGTCAAGAATATTCCCACTCTGATAGAACAGCTCAAGCGGCTTTATCTCGCTGGAGAAACGAGCGCTGAGCGGCTCAAGGTTTGGGGTCTCGGGGTTTATTCCATAAGAAGGAAGATACTCTTGCTCAAACCAATTTTTGGAGTACCTTCCAAGAATATCTTCCTGCTTTGGCTGGGGCGAGGTAAATATTACCGTGCAGCGCCTGCACTGATACATGGTCAGGCTAAACTTATGATATTTTTGAGATACATGCGTGCTATCACATACCGGGCAAGTAGTCGCCTGGCGATTCATTTGATAGTTCCCCTTTGCTATGAAAGGTGTGCTGACCAAAATTACCAGAGATACCTGGATATGAAGCTGGGCCTAGCTTGTGAGAAATAACCGTGCTGCGCCATATCTGATGCTGTGGTGAGTAAGCAAGATGGCTGTTATTTATACATCTACCCCCTGTCAAATCTGCCCTGTTAAAAAAAGACAGTTATTGAAAGAGCGCCTTTTCTCTGTATCGGTGGTACGATGCGATGTTTAGTAATTCAGCTAGCATGCTTTGGCTCGTCCGCAATTATACGTAGGTTACTTTACTTGGTCAAACGAGGGATCGATCTTTTTGAAGCGTGGGCGAATAACGCCTTTGCTTAGGTGATAGACGAGGTGGGTGCCATTGCGCCATGATATATAGCTTTGACTATGAACTGAGGAGTCGGATATGACATCATCAGATATTTTCTAACCACAAAACTGGATGGTCAATTACTCAAAGATACATTGCTTGAATGTTGTGTGTAGGTGGAAGTATTGATAATAGCGTTTTGTGATCTACGGTATGCAATTTTACAGTAGCCGAAGCATTATTTAGAGATAGATCGGGACCAAGGTTATGTGTATTCTGCGCCCGTATGGCTACCGCGTGCTGCTCAAGGAGCAGGTGGACATGGCGAAGGCGCTGTGGTGGGAGGCGCACACGCTGGTGCCGAGCCTGGAGGATGCGGCGGCGGTGCTGAATGAGTGGCTGGCACAGGGCTGGGGGCGCGAGCAGGTGCTAGAGGGTGCGGCGTGGCGGCGCGGAGCGGCGGCGGATGGGGCGTAGGATGTATATGGGAGGAGATATGCAATTGTATCTGCCAATAGACTATGCGTCTATTGTAACAACATGGCGATATGAAGGCATTGAAGGTGCTAGCCGCATTCGAAGCTATGCCGATCTGCTCCGTGTGATAGATGGTGCATGGGAAACGCGCCATCTGATGGTTCTAGAGTCGATTACCGCTTGTGCG is a window of Chloroflexia bacterium SDU3-3 DNA encoding:
- a CDS encoding class I SAM-dependent methyltransferase; amino-acid sequence: MNRQATTCPVCDSTHVSQKYHKFSLTMYQCRRCTVIFTSPQPKQEDILGRYSKNWFEQEYLPSYGINPETPNLEPLSARFSSEIKPLELFYQSGNILDIGAGAGLFLSQAKKHNWKVHGVEISSYGPAYAKKHFDIDIFQGDLFDSEFPDDYFDVVILQDTIEHVPDPLRIMQEINRILRIGGAVIISTPNFDSISRKIFQKHWSLISPSEHLFLFNMKSMLYLLRKTGFNPYTLHTSQDVHDNLFHAGQNPLALQARKTFLQIARQKLAPHLVIKLSLGTELHSIAVKSASIF